In one Bradyrhizobium cosmicum genomic region, the following are encoded:
- the lepB gene encoding signal peptidase I: MSVTSGTKTESGVGETIRVVIHALLIALVIRTFLFQPFNIPSGSMKATLLVGDYLFVSKYSYGYSHYSIPFSPPLFSGRIWGSDPNRGDIVVFRLPKDDSTDYIKRVIGLPGDRVQMKDGLLYINDTPVERQRMSEFVGEDPCGSEGGGISRVKRWKETLPNGVSYETLDCADNGYMDNTNVYNVPPGHFFMMGDNRDNSTDSRFLGQVGYVPQENLIGRAQMIFFSIAEGEHAWMFWRWPWAVRWNRFFKIVR, from the coding sequence ATGAGCGTGACTTCAGGAACAAAAACCGAGAGCGGCGTCGGCGAGACGATCCGGGTCGTGATCCACGCTCTCCTGATCGCGCTGGTGATCCGCACGTTCCTGTTCCAGCCGTTCAACATTCCGTCCGGTTCGATGAAGGCGACGCTGCTGGTCGGCGACTATCTGTTCGTTTCGAAATACTCCTACGGCTACAGCCACTACTCGATCCCGTTCTCGCCGCCGCTGTTTTCGGGGCGGATCTGGGGCTCCGATCCGAACCGCGGCGACATCGTGGTGTTCCGGCTGCCGAAGGACGATTCCACCGACTACATCAAGCGCGTCATCGGCCTTCCCGGCGATCGCGTCCAGATGAAGGACGGGCTGCTCTACATCAACGACACCCCGGTCGAGCGGCAGCGCATGAGCGAGTTCGTCGGCGAGGATCCCTGCGGCTCCGAAGGTGGCGGCATCTCTCGCGTGAAACGCTGGAAGGAGACGCTGCCCAACGGCGTGTCCTATGAGACGCTGGACTGCGCCGACAACGGCTACATGGACAACACCAACGTCTACAACGTGCCACCCGGCCATTTTTTCATGATGGGTGACAACCGCGACAACTCCACCGACAGCCGCTTCCTCGGCCAGGTCGGCTACGTGCCGCAGGAAAACCTGATCGGCCGTGCCCAGATGATCTTCTTCTCCATCGCCGAAGGCGAGCACGCCTGGATGTTCTGGCGCTGGCCGTGGGCGGTGCGCTGGAATCGCTTCTTCAAAATCGTCCGATGA
- the rnc gene encoding ribonuclease III encodes MKDEAKDIASQPIEAQAVPEGEAASKTPAKKKRVRKAKVKATDANAALEARIGYSFADPNQLIQAITHVSALKSGRKRGDSYQRLEFLGDHVLGLVVSDMLYHAFPNADEGELSKRLAELVRKESCADVAKSLGLLDDIKLGSVGPAADGRLRKSILGDICEAVIGAIFLDGGHAAASDFVKRNWTERMHKPRRPLRDPKTVLQEWAQGKGLPTPVYREVERTGPHHDPQFRVAVDLPGLAPAEGIGGSKRAAEKVAASVMIEREGVGGGNDG; translated from the coding sequence ATGAAAGACGAAGCCAAGGATATCGCAAGCCAGCCGATCGAGGCGCAAGCCGTCCCTGAGGGCGAAGCTGCATCGAAGACGCCTGCGAAGAAGAAGCGGGTACGCAAGGCCAAGGTCAAGGCGACTGACGCGAATGCAGCGCTCGAGGCGCGCATTGGTTACAGCTTTGCGGATCCGAACCAGTTGATCCAGGCGATCACGCATGTCTCGGCGCTGAAGTCCGGGCGCAAGCGCGGCGACAGCTACCAGCGGCTCGAATTCCTCGGCGACCACGTGCTCGGGCTCGTCGTTTCCGACATGCTCTATCACGCCTTCCCGAACGCCGACGAAGGCGAGCTGTCCAAGCGACTTGCCGAGCTCGTGCGCAAGGAAAGCTGCGCCGATGTCGCCAAGTCGCTCGGTCTGCTCGACGACATCAAGCTCGGTTCGGTCGGCCCCGCCGCCGACGGACGTCTGCGCAAGTCCATCCTCGGCGACATCTGCGAGGCCGTGATCGGCGCCATCTTCCTCGACGGCGGCCACGCGGCGGCGTCCGACTTCGTCAAGCGGAACTGGACCGAGCGCATGCACAAGCCGCGGCGTCCGTTGCGCGATCCCAAGACCGTGCTGCAGGAATGGGCGCAGGGCAAGGGATTGCCGACGCCGGTCTATCGCGAGGTCGAGCGCACCGGCCCGCATCACGATCCGCAGTTCCGCGTCGCGGTGGACTTACCGGGATTGGCGCCGGCCGAAGGCATTGGCGGCAGCAAGCGTGCGGCAGAGAAGGTGGCGGCCTCGGTGATGATCGAACGTGAAGGTGTTGGCGGCGGCAATGACGGCTGA
- the era gene encoding GTPase Era, whose amino-acid sequence MTAEASGETPAATRCGFVALIGAPNVGKSTLVNALVGAKVTIVSRKVQTTRALIRGIVIENNAQIILVDTPGIFLPKRRLDRAMVSTAWSGAHDADLVCVLIDAKAGIDEEAEAILTKVASVNHEKILVINKVDLVQREKLLALAQAANERMAFAKTFMIAAISGDGVDDLRQTLAEMVPPGPFLYPEDQMSDAPMRQLAAEITREKIYRKLHQELPYQSTVETDKWEERKDKSVRIEQTIFVERESQRKIVLGAGGATIKSIGADSRKEIGEILGVPVHLFLFVKVRENWGDDPDRYREMGLEFPRE is encoded by the coding sequence ATGACGGCTGAAGCAAGCGGTGAGACGCCTGCCGCGACGCGCTGCGGCTTCGTCGCGCTCATTGGCGCGCCGAATGTCGGCAAATCCACGCTGGTCAATGCGCTGGTTGGGGCCAAGGTGACAATCGTCTCGCGCAAGGTGCAGACCACGCGCGCGCTGATCCGCGGCATCGTGATCGAGAACAACGCGCAGATCATCCTGGTCGACACGCCCGGCATCTTCCTGCCCAAGCGAAGGCTCGACCGCGCCATGGTCTCGACCGCCTGGAGCGGGGCGCATGATGCCGATCTCGTCTGTGTGCTGATCGACGCCAAGGCCGGCATCGACGAGGAAGCCGAGGCGATCCTCACCAAGGTCGCGAGCGTCAATCACGAGAAGATTCTGGTGATCAACAAGGTCGATCTGGTCCAGCGCGAGAAGCTGCTGGCGCTGGCGCAGGCCGCCAACGAGCGTATGGCCTTCGCCAAGACTTTCATGATCGCGGCGATCTCGGGCGACGGCGTCGACGACCTCAGGCAGACGCTTGCCGAGATGGTGCCGCCGGGCCCGTTCCTCTATCCCGAGGACCAGATGTCGGATGCGCCGATGCGGCAGCTCGCGGCCGAGATCACCCGCGAGAAGATCTATCGCAAGCTGCACCAGGAACTGCCCTACCAGTCCACGGTCGAGACCGACAAGTGGGAGGAGCGCAAGGACAAGTCGGTGCGCATCGAGCAGACGATCTTCGTCGAGCGCGAGAGCCAGCGCAAGATCGTGCTCGGCGCGGGCGGCGCGACCATCAAATCGATCGGTGCGGACTCGCGCAAGGAGATCGGCGAAATCCTGGGCGTGCCGGTGCATCTGTTCCTGTTCGTGAAGGTGCGCGAGAACTGGGGCGACGATCCCGATCGCTATCGCGAGATGGGCCTGGAATTTCCCAGGGAATAA
- the recO gene encoding DNA repair protein RecO, translating to MEWTDEGIVLGVRRHGESSAIVELLTRAHGRHLGLVRGGAGSRMRPLLQPGNSVSVVWRARLDEHLGTYAIEGLKLRAATLLGASHGVYGVTHLASIARLLPERDPHKEMFAMLEHSLDDFDDIGSAAVHVIHFELAMLAELGFGLALDNCAVTGETTDLIYVSPKSGGAVSRGAGEPWRDRLLRLPPFLRQGEVQGELTDEDLQDGFRLTGLFLLRHVLEPRGQGHSDARAGFINALTRQQAKAALPAP from the coding sequence ATGGAATGGACCGACGAAGGCATCGTGCTGGGCGTGCGGCGGCATGGCGAGAGCAGCGCCATCGTCGAGCTGCTGACCCGCGCGCATGGACGGCATCTTGGCCTGGTCCGCGGCGGCGCCGGCTCGCGGATGCGGCCGCTGCTGCAGCCCGGCAATAGCGTCAGCGTGGTGTGGCGGGCGCGGCTCGACGAGCATCTCGGTACCTATGCGATTGAAGGCCTGAAGCTGCGCGCGGCGACGCTGCTGGGGGCCTCCCACGGCGTCTACGGTGTCACCCATCTGGCCTCGATTGCGCGGCTGCTGCCCGAACGCGATCCGCACAAAGAGATGTTTGCGATGCTCGAACATTCGCTCGATGATTTCGACGATATCGGCAGCGCCGCCGTGCACGTGATCCATTTCGAGCTGGCGATGCTGGCCGAACTCGGCTTCGGGCTGGCGCTGGACAATTGCGCCGTGACCGGGGAGACCACGGACCTGATCTATGTCTCGCCAAAATCCGGTGGTGCGGTGTCACGCGGTGCGGGCGAGCCGTGGCGCGACCGCCTCTTGCGTCTGCCGCCGTTCCTGCGCCAAGGCGAAGTGCAGGGCGAACTTACCGATGAGGATCTGCAGGACGGCTTCCGGCTCACCGGCCTGTTCCTGCTGCGCCACGTGCTGGAGCCGCGGGGGCAGGGCCATTCCGACGCGCGGGCCGGCTTCATCAATGCCCTGACACGTCAGCAGGCCAAGGCGGCGCTTCCGGCGCCATGA
- the parC gene encoding DNA topoisomerase IV subunit A, with amino-acid sequence MGKRIVPPEEPAEIHDVPLREALEERYLAYALSTIMHRALPDARDGLKPVHRRILYGMRLLRLDPGTAFKKSAKIVGDVMGSFHPHGDQAIYDAMVRLAQDFSSRYPLVDGQGNFGNIDGDNPAAYRYTEARMTDVARLLLDGIDEDGVEFRPNYDGQSKEPVVLPGGFPNLLANGAQGIAVGMATSIPPHNAAELCEAALHLIEKPDAKSKALLKWVKGPDFPTGGIIVDSKQAIAEAYTTGRGSFRVRARWEQEEGTRGTWVVVVTEIPFLVQKSRLVEKIAELLDQKKLPLVGDVRDESAEDVRLVIEPKSKNVDPALMMESLFRLTELENKIPLNLNVLLKGRVPKVVGLAECLREWLDHLRDVLIRRTNYRKTQIENRLEVLGGLLIAYLNIDEVIRIIRTEDEPKPALIKAFKLTEVQAESILNMRLRSLRKLEEMEIRTEDKNLRNELKGINAVLASEPEQWKKVSEQVGKVRDMFGPKTPLGKRRSTFADAPEHDLAAMEEALVEREPVTVVVSDKGWIRTMKGHVEDLSGLTFKQDDKLGFAFFAETTSKLLLFATNGKFYSLDVAKLPGGRGHGEPIRLFIDLEQEAAPVALFVNKGGRKFLVASHEGQGFVVNEDDCVGTTKKGKQVLNVDMPNEARAVTEVIGDTVAVIGENRKMLIFPLDQVPEMARGRGVRLQKYKDGGLSDIAVFDAKAGLTWKDSAGREFSATMKELAEWKGSRADAGRLPPKGFPKSNKFGKVIG; translated from the coding sequence ATGGGAAAACGAATCGTTCCGCCGGAAGAACCGGCCGAAATTCACGACGTGCCGCTGCGTGAAGCGCTGGAAGAGCGCTATCTTGCGTACGCGCTCTCGACCATCATGCACCGTGCGCTGCCGGACGCGCGCGACGGCCTGAAGCCGGTGCACCGGCGCATTCTCTACGGCATGCGCCTGCTCAGGCTCGACCCCGGCACGGCCTTCAAGAAATCCGCCAAGATCGTCGGCGACGTGATGGGCTCGTTCCATCCGCATGGCGACCAGGCGATCTACGACGCCATGGTGCGCCTCGCGCAGGACTTCTCCTCGCGCTACCCGCTGGTCGACGGCCAGGGCAATTTCGGCAATATCGACGGCGATAATCCCGCCGCCTACCGCTACACCGAAGCGCGCATGACCGACGTCGCGCGGCTTCTGCTCGACGGCATCGATGAGGACGGGGTCGAATTCCGTCCCAACTACGACGGCCAGTCCAAGGAGCCGGTGGTTCTGCCGGGCGGCTTCCCGAACCTGCTCGCCAACGGCGCGCAGGGCATCGCGGTCGGCATGGCGACCTCGATCCCGCCGCACAATGCCGCCGAACTTTGCGAGGCCGCGCTGCATCTGATCGAGAAGCCCGACGCGAAGTCGAAGGCACTGTTGAAGTGGGTGAAGGGCCCGGACTTCCCGACCGGCGGCATCATCGTCGATTCCAAGCAGGCCATTGCGGAAGCCTACACGACCGGCCGCGGCTCGTTCCGCGTTCGCGCCCGGTGGGAGCAGGAAGAGGGCACGCGCGGCACCTGGGTCGTCGTCGTCACCGAGATCCCTTTCCTGGTGCAGAAGTCGCGCCTCGTCGAGAAGATTGCCGAGTTGCTGGACCAGAAGAAGCTGCCGCTGGTCGGGGATGTCAGGGACGAGTCGGCCGAAGACGTCCGCCTCGTCATCGAGCCGAAGTCGAAGAACGTCGATCCTGCCCTGATGATGGAATCGTTGTTCCGGCTGACCGAGCTCGAAAACAAGATTCCGCTGAACCTCAACGTGCTGCTGAAGGGCCGCGTCCCGAAGGTGGTGGGCCTCGCAGAGTGCCTGCGCGAATGGCTCGATCATCTGCGCGACGTGCTGATCCGCCGCACCAATTATCGCAAGACGCAGATCGAGAACCGGCTGGAAGTCCTCGGCGGGCTTCTGATTGCCTATCTCAACATCGACGAGGTGATCAGGATCATCCGCACCGAGGATGAGCCGAAGCCGGCGCTGATCAAGGCGTTCAAGCTCACCGAAGTTCAGGCTGAATCCATTCTCAACATGCGGCTCCGTTCGTTGCGCAAGCTCGAGGAGATGGAGATCCGCACCGAGGACAAGAATCTCCGCAACGAACTCAAGGGCATCAACGCGGTGCTCGCGTCCGAGCCGGAGCAGTGGAAGAAGGTCAGCGAGCAGGTCGGCAAGGTCCGCGACATGTTCGGGCCGAAGACGCCGCTCGGCAAGCGCCGCTCCACTTTTGCGGATGCACCCGAGCACGATCTCGCGGCGATGGAGGAAGCCCTCGTCGAGCGCGAACCGGTCACCGTCGTCGTGTCCGACAAGGGCTGGATTCGCACCATGAAGGGCCATGTCGAGGATCTCTCCGGCCTGACCTTCAAGCAGGACGACAAGCTCGGCTTCGCGTTCTTCGCGGAGACGACCTCGAAGCTGCTGCTGTTCGCGACCAACGGAAAATTCTACTCGCTCGATGTCGCAAAGCTGCCGGGCGGCCGCGGTCACGGCGAGCCGATCCGGCTGTTCATCGACCTCGAGCAGGAGGCCGCGCCGGTTGCGCTGTTCGTCAACAAGGGCGGACGCAAATTCCTGGTCGCGAGCCACGAAGGCCAGGGCTTCGTCGTCAACGAGGACGATTGCGTCGGCACCACCAAGAAGGGCAAGCAGGTCCTCAACGTCGACATGCCGAACGAGGCGCGCGCGGTCACCGAGGTGATCGGTGACACCGTCGCGGTCATCGGCGAGAACCGCAAGATGCTGATCTTCCCGCTCGACCAGGTGCCGGAGATGGCGCGCGGCCGCGGCGTCCGCCTGCAGAAGTACAAGGACGGCGGCCTGTCCGACATTGCGGTGTTCGACGCCAAGGCGGGCCTGACCTGGAAAGACTCCGCGGGGCGCGAATTCTCCGCGACCATGAAGGAGCTCGCGGAGTGGAAAGGCAGCCGCGCCGACGCCGGCCGCCTGCCGCCGAAGGGTTTCCCGAAGTCGAACAAGTTCGGCAAGGTGATCGGGTAG
- a CDS encoding ABC transporter substrate-binding protein, giving the protein MFKLKTFIPALLGLAIVAAPAHAAGNLVAVLEAEIVTLDPHFSTAYITRTFGYMVFDTLFAKDSKGEIKPQMVQDWKVSADGLTYSFTLRDGLKWHDGQPVTAADCVASLRRWGTRSALGRRIFAITASLEPTDAKTFVLTLKEPSGLVIDALGNPVSPVAFMMPERIAKTPGDQRITEIIGSGPFVYSKADHRTGDRMILKKFADYVPRSEPADFLAGGKRVNVDTLEIRVIPDGSTAASALQAGEVDFMQYAPFDLLPQLEKNARVKLVNFTGGNMFAGAYRLNAASKPFDDPAIRRVLWKLVDQREVLDALGLDAKYATPCATFFTCGTTYDSKAGTEAAAKPSIEAAKAALKATKYAGEPVVVMEANDLEAPRVSAQVLAERLKLAGFNVDLQVMDWASVLARRAKKEGWSVYGVHAGGFDLGSPLTNVMVAFNCADFTGWQCDARITPLMEAFAKAPAEEDRKKIAGEIQSIMYDQAPAIPWGQFAQPAAYRATLRGLIPSAIPVFWNVEK; this is encoded by the coding sequence ATGTTCAAATTGAAGACTTTCATTCCGGCGCTGCTCGGGCTCGCGATTGTCGCGGCGCCGGCGCATGCGGCGGGAAATCTCGTCGCTGTGCTCGAGGCGGAGATCGTCACGCTCGATCCGCACTTCTCGACTGCCTACATTACGCGCACGTTTGGCTACATGGTGTTCGACACTCTGTTTGCGAAGGATTCCAAAGGCGAAATCAAGCCGCAGATGGTGCAGGACTGGAAAGTCTCGGCCGATGGTTTGACCTACAGCTTCACGTTGCGCGACGGCCTGAAGTGGCACGACGGCCAGCCGGTGACGGCGGCCGATTGCGTCGCGTCGCTGCGCCGCTGGGGCACCCGCAGCGCGCTCGGCCGTCGCATCTTCGCGATCACGGCGTCGCTGGAGCCGACCGACGCGAAGACCTTCGTGCTGACGTTGAAGGAGCCCTCGGGCCTCGTCATCGACGCGCTGGGCAATCCCGTCAGCCCGGTCGCCTTCATGATGCCCGAGCGTATTGCCAAAACGCCCGGCGACCAACGCATCACCGAAATCATCGGCTCTGGCCCGTTCGTTTACAGCAAGGCCGATCACCGCACCGGCGATCGCATGATCCTGAAGAAGTTCGCCGACTATGTGCCGCGCTCGGAGCCCGCCGATTTCCTCGCCGGGGGCAAGCGCGTCAACGTCGACACCCTTGAGATCCGTGTCATTCCTGACGGTTCGACCGCCGCGTCCGCGCTCCAGGCTGGCGAGGTCGACTTCATGCAATACGCGCCGTTCGACCTGTTGCCGCAATTGGAGAAGAACGCCCGCGTGAAGCTGGTCAACTTCACCGGCGGCAACATGTTCGCGGGCGCCTATCGCCTCAACGCCGCATCGAAGCCGTTCGATGATCCCGCGATCCGGCGCGTGCTGTGGAAGCTGGTCGATCAGCGCGAGGTGCTGGACGCGCTCGGTCTCGATGCCAAATACGCCACGCCCTGCGCCACCTTCTTCACCTGTGGCACCACCTATGACAGCAAGGCCGGCACGGAAGCGGCCGCCAAGCCGTCGATCGAGGCGGCGAAGGCCGCGCTGAAGGCGACGAAATATGCCGGCGAGCCCGTCGTCGTGATGGAGGCCAACGATCTCGAAGCCCCGCGCGTCTCCGCGCAGGTGCTGGCCGAGCGGCTGAAGCTGGCCGGCTTCAACGTCGATCTGCAGGTGATGGACTGGGCGAGCGTGCTGGCGCGCCGTGCCAAGAAGGAGGGCTGGAGCGTCTATGGCGTTCACGCCGGCGGTTTTGACCTTGGTTCGCCGCTGACCAACGTCATGGTCGCCTTCAACTGCGCCGACTTCACCGGCTGGCAATGCGATGCGCGCATCACGCCCTTGATGGAGGCGTTCGCCAAGGCGCCCGCCGAGGAGGATCGCAAGAAGATCGCCGGCGAAATCCAGTCCATCATGTACGATCAGGCGCCCGCGATCCCGTGGGGCCAGTTCGCGCAGCCCGCGGCCTATCGCGCCACTCTGCGTGGTCTGATACCGTCCGCCATCCCGGTGTTCTGGAACGTTGAGAAGTAA
- a CDS encoding GMC family oxidoreductase has product MYDVIVVGGGSAGAAVAARLSEDPARRVLLLEAGLDWRADEAPWEVRTPNPIPIIHKREYQEKWQWPHLLTRRVAEQEPRFYWRGKGLGGSSMMNGQIAIRGVADAFDEWAANGCTGWSAKDVMPLFSVIEDDLEFGDAEGHGRGGPLPVDRAPPEIWGPIDRGLRDAALASGYPWCDDVNGPDGEGVACYPINSRNLRRITTNEGYLEPARGRANLEIRGHALVDRVLISDGRATGLRVHIEGQGTHDISARQIVLCAGAIHSPAILLRSGVGPADELKAMGIAVERDLPVGKHFFDHPLFRATIQLHENLRPTNPDTRHTNCCVTYSSGLANGGKRDMILIAFNHRGIGVSGAIGAGLFNAYSRGTLKLASTDPTIDPVVDENMLADPRDMLRMMDAVKRLAVITSQPALSGIADWIRLTDTDLTLPQAAALPDHELDALLRRETGDIQHAAGSCRMTGVNDADGVVNPDGTVKGISGLRVADASIMPSDCRANTHFTTVVIGEAIARMMMR; this is encoded by the coding sequence ATGTACGATGTCATTGTTGTCGGCGGCGGCTCTGCCGGCGCCGCCGTTGCGGCACGGCTCTCCGAGGATCCCGCACGGCGTGTCCTGCTGCTCGAAGCGGGTCTGGACTGGCGCGCCGACGAGGCGCCCTGGGAAGTCAGGACGCCGAACCCGATCCCGATCATCCACAAGCGCGAATATCAGGAGAAGTGGCAGTGGCCGCATCTGCTGACGCGCCGTGTGGCGGAGCAGGAGCCGCGCTTCTACTGGCGCGGCAAGGGGCTCGGCGGCTCATCGATGATGAACGGCCAGATCGCCATCCGCGGCGTCGCCGATGCCTTCGACGAATGGGCCGCCAATGGCTGCACCGGCTGGTCGGCCAAGGACGTGATGCCGCTGTTCTCGGTGATCGAGGACGATCTTGAGTTCGGCGACGCCGAAGGCCACGGCCGCGGCGGACCGCTGCCGGTCGATCGTGCTCCGCCGGAGATATGGGGCCCGATCGATCGCGGCCTGCGCGATGCGGCGCTGGCGAGCGGCTATCCCTGGTGCGACGACGTCAACGGCCCGGACGGCGAGGGAGTCGCCTGCTATCCCATCAACAGCCGCAATTTGCGCCGCATCACCACCAACGAGGGCTATCTCGAACCCGCGCGCGGTCGTGCCAATCTGGAGATCCGCGGGCATGCGCTGGTCGATCGCGTGCTGATCAGCGACGGCCGTGCGACCGGCCTCCGGGTCCACATCGAGGGGCAGGGTACCCACGACATCAGCGCGCGCCAGATCGTGCTGTGCGCCGGTGCCATCCACAGTCCCGCGATCCTGCTGCGTTCGGGTGTCGGGCCGGCCGACGAGCTGAAAGCGATGGGGATTGCGGTGGAGCGTGACTTGCCGGTCGGCAAGCACTTCTTCGACCACCCGCTGTTTCGCGCGACCATTCAGCTCCACGAAAATTTGCGGCCGACCAATCCCGACACCCGCCACACCAATTGCTGCGTGACCTATTCCTCGGGCCTCGCCAATGGCGGCAAGCGCGACATGATCCTGATCGCCTTCAACCACCGTGGCATCGGCGTTTCCGGAGCCATCGGCGCCGGGCTGTTCAATGCCTATTCGCGCGGCACGCTCAAGCTGGCCTCGACGGACCCTACGATCGATCCCGTTGTCGACGAGAACATGCTGGCCGATCCCCGCGACATGCTGCGCATGATGGACGCGGTGAAGCGGCTCGCCGTGATCACCTCCCAGCCAGCGCTATCAGGCATCGCCGACTGGATCAGGCTCACCGACACCGATCTGACGCTGCCGCAGGCAGCCGCGCTGCCGGATCACGAGCTCGATGCGCTGCTGCGCCGTGAGACCGGCGACATCCAGCACGCCGCCGGCAGTTGCCGCATGACCGGCGTCAACGACGCTGACGGCGTGGTCAATCCGGACGGCACCGTGAAGGGCATCTCGGGCCTGCGCGTCGCCGACGCCTCGATCATGCCGTCGGACTGCCGGGCGAACACGCATTTCACGACGGTGGTGATCGGCGAGGCGATCGCGCGGATGATGATGCGGTAG
- the chrA gene encoding chromate efflux transporter, whose amino-acid sequence MDIRVDQKGADAGHGISFSEAFRVWLRVACLSFGGPAGQIAVMHRILVEEKNWISEARFLHALNYCMLLPGPEAQQLATYIGWLMHRTAGGLMAGGLFILPGIIAIMGLSYIYAAFGNVSFVEALFFGLKAAVLTIVVEAVVRVGKRALKNRIMIALAAIAFVAIFFFAVPFPVIIIAAGLIGYFGAKSGRPEFAGGGHGGGTSTAAIDSMLGDAVPEHVRPDTGRTIRVGALWLALWLVPVLTLILALGQASVFSQIALFFSKMALVTFGGAYAVLAYVAQQAVEHYHWLKPHEMLDGLGMAETTPGPLIMVLQFVGFMAAFRDPGSLSPMLAATLGGLLATWVTFTPCFLWIFVGAPYIERLRGNKGLAGALSAITAAVVGVILNLSIWFALHTLFRETVPVHAFPLNFDMPVLTSVDVPALLLSIAAAIAIFRFKLGMLTVLAGSCVAGVALRLAGVI is encoded by the coding sequence ATGGACATCCGCGTCGATCAAAAGGGAGCTGATGCCGGTCATGGCATCAGCTTCAGTGAAGCCTTTCGCGTCTGGCTCCGCGTCGCCTGCCTGAGTTTCGGCGGGCCCGCGGGCCAGATCGCGGTGATGCACCGCATCCTGGTCGAGGAGAAGAACTGGATCTCCGAAGCCCGCTTCCTGCATGCGCTGAACTATTGCATGCTGCTGCCGGGACCGGAGGCGCAGCAGCTCGCCACCTATATCGGCTGGCTGATGCACCGCACCGCCGGCGGTCTGATGGCGGGCGGGCTGTTCATCCTGCCCGGCATCATCGCCATCATGGGGCTCAGCTACATCTACGCGGCTTTCGGCAACGTCAGCTTTGTCGAAGCCTTGTTCTTCGGCCTGAAGGCCGCCGTGCTCACCATCGTCGTCGAGGCCGTGGTGCGCGTCGGCAAGCGCGCGCTGAAGAACCGCATCATGATCGCGCTGGCCGCGATCGCCTTCGTCGCGATCTTCTTCTTCGCCGTCCCCTTCCCGGTCATCATCATCGCCGCCGGCCTGATCGGCTATTTCGGTGCGAAGAGCGGACGTCCGGAATTCGCCGGTGGCGGCCACGGCGGCGGTACCAGCACCGCGGCGATCGACAGCATGCTCGGCGACGCCGTGCCCGAGCACGTGCGGCCCGACACCGGACGCACGATTCGAGTCGGCGCATTATGGCTGGCGCTCTGGCTCGTGCCCGTGCTCACGCTGATCCTGGCGCTCGGGCAGGCCAGCGTGTTCAGCCAGATCGCACTGTTCTTCTCGAAGATGGCGCTGGTCACCTTCGGCGGCGCTTATGCGGTGCTGGCCTACGTCGCCCAGCAGGCGGTCGAGCATTATCACTGGCTGAAGCCGCACGAGATGCTCGACGGCCTCGGCATGGCCGAGACCACGCCCGGCCCGCTCATCATGGTGCTCCAGTTCGTGGGCTTCATGGCGGCCTTCCGCGACCCCGGCAGCCTGTCTCCGATGCTGGCTGCGACGCTCGGCGGCCTGCTCGCGACCTGGGTCACCTTCACGCCCTGCTTCCTCTGGATCTTCGTCGGCGCCCCCTACATCGAGCGCCTGCGCGGCAACAAGGGTTTGGCCGGCGCGCTGAGTGCAATCACCGCCGCCGTCGTCGGCGTGATCCTCAACCTCTCGATCTGGTTCGCGCTACACACGCTGTTCCGCGAGACCGTGCCGGTGCACGCGTTTCCGCTGAACTTCGACATGCCGGTGCTGACCAGCGTCGATGTGCCGGCGCTGCTGTTGTCGATCGCGGCGGCAATCGCGATCTTCAGGTTCAAGCTGGGGATGCTGACGGTGCTGGCGGGCAGTTGCGTAGCCGGCGTGGCGCTAAGGTTGGCGGGCGTGATCTAG